The Mycobacterium riyadhense sequence TCGTCGGCCTGGTGATGGTGTTCAACCACTTCAAGGCGCCCGGCGGTGCCACCGCGAGCTTCGCGAACTTGTGGAAGGACGGGTTCTTCCCCGCCAGCTCGATGGGATTCGTCGCCGCCTTCCAGATCGCGACGTTCGCGTTCGTCGGCATCGAGTTGGTCGGCACCACCGCGGCGGAAGTGAAGGCCCCCGAGCGCAATTTGCCGAAAGCCATAAACTCGATCCCCCTTCGGGTGATGCTGTTCTACGTGGCCGCATTGACCACGATCATGGCGGTGACACCGTGGCGCGAGATCAGCGCCGAACACAGCCCATTCGTTGCCATGTTCAGCCTTGCCGGCCTGGCCATCGCGGCGTCGGTGATCAACTTCGTCGTCCTGACTTCGGCAGCGTCAGCTGCGAATTCCGGAGTCTATTCGACATCGCGAACGATTTACCGGCTGGCGCTGGCGGGCGACGCACCCCGCCAGTTCGCCAAGCTCACCGCGCGGCGGGTACCGGCCAATGGGTTGTTCCTGTCCGGGGTGTTTCTGCTGTCGGCGGTGGTGATGGTTGCCGTCGGCAGCTCGATCATCGGGCCGTTCACGGTTGTCACCACGATTTCCGCGTTGTGCTTCATGTTCGTTTGGTCGATCATCCTGATCAGCTACCTGGTGTATCGCCGACGTCATCCGCAGCTACACGAGGCGTCCCGGTTCAAGATGCCCGGCGGGAGCGCCATGTGCTACGTGGTGCTGGCGTTCTTCGGGTTCCTCATCTGGGCGTTTGCCCAGAAGCACGACACGCTGCAAGCCCTGCTGGTGACGCCGGTGTGGTTCGCGGTGCTCGGTGTCTCCTGGCTGGTGCTGCGCCGACGGCCGCGCCACCTCGTCCGCGAGGCGGACTTCACATCGGAATTGCATGCCGGGGACAACCCATGACCATTAGCGTGTTCGACCTGTTCAAGGTGGGGATCGGACCGTCCAGCTCGCACACGGTCGGTCCGATGCTGGCCGCAGCTCGGTTCGTCGCCGACCTCGACCGGCGAGGAATGCTGGCCGACGTGTCCAGCCTGCGGGTTGATCTGTACGGGTCGTTGGCCGCGACCGCAGTCGGGCATGGCACCATGCCGGCGATCCTGCTGGGCCTGGAGGGCTACTACCCCGACACCATCGAAAGCGACGAGATGGAGCAGCGCCTGGCCGCTCTCCGG is a genomic window containing:
- a CDS encoding amino acid permease codes for the protein MAQPTAEAAAHEDLSRQLSNRHIQLIAIGGAIGTGLFMGSGKTISLTGPSVILIYLIVGFMLFFVMRAMGELLLANLQYKSFIDFAVDLLGPWAGFFTGWTYWFCWIVTGSADIIAIAGYVSFWWHGLPLWIPALLAVLLLIALNLPTVKAFGETEFWFALIKVIAIVALIVVGLVMVFNHFKAPGGATASFANLWKDGFFPASSMGFVAAFQIATFAFVGIELVGTTAAEVKAPERNLPKAINSIPLRVMLFYVAALTTIMAVTPWREISAEHSPFVAMFSLAGLAIAASVINFVVLTSAASAANSGVYSTSRTIYRLALAGDAPRQFAKLTARRVPANGLFLSGVFLLSAVVMVAVGSSIIGPFTVVTTISALCFMFVWSIILISYLVYRRRHPQLHEASRFKMPGGSAMCYVVLAFFGFLIWAFAQKHDTLQALLVTPVWFAVLGVSWLVLRRRPRHLVREADFTSELHAGDNP